One window of the Rufibacter radiotolerans genome contains the following:
- a CDS encoding agmatinase family protein translates to MNMNMPTMCDSKHAKITAFDQNGVGELGSGLFGLPFTEKESEIVIFPIPWEVTVSYNAGTAEGPAAVRDASPQLDLFDPELPDAWHLGIHMPTISEEWTQESQRLRAQTEEYIGWLEQGSQGPTDKFASTLKEVNKKGEELLQWSKKETLKYLEEGKLVGVLGGDHSTPLGFMHALAEKHEEYGILQVDAHADLRDAYEGFTYSHASIMFNALKIPQVKKLVQVGIRDLCQAEAELVDQSNGRITTFYDSRIKTKMYEGTSWKKQCKKIIAQLPQKVYISFDIDGLDPKLCPATGTPVPGGFEFEEAVYLIKALVKSGREIIGFDLCEVAPGESEWNGNVGARLLYKLCNWMAVSQKRLEASL, encoded by the coding sequence ATGAATATGAACATGCCCACCATGTGTGACTCTAAACATGCCAAGATTACCGCATTTGACCAGAACGGGGTAGGGGAACTAGGCAGCGGTTTGTTTGGGCTTCCTTTCACAGAGAAAGAATCTGAGATTGTTATCTTTCCAATTCCCTGGGAAGTGACGGTTTCCTATAATGCCGGCACCGCCGAAGGCCCTGCAGCCGTGCGGGATGCCTCCCCGCAATTAGACTTGTTTGACCCGGAGTTGCCTGATGCGTGGCATTTGGGTATTCACATGCCCACTATCTCTGAGGAATGGACGCAGGAAAGCCAGCGCCTGCGTGCCCAAACCGAGGAATACATTGGGTGGTTAGAGCAAGGCAGCCAGGGCCCAACGGATAAATTTGCTTCTACTTTAAAAGAGGTGAATAAAAAGGGGGAAGAGCTGCTTCAATGGTCTAAAAAAGAAACCCTGAAATATTTAGAGGAAGGCAAGCTGGTGGGCGTTTTGGGCGGTGACCACAGCACCCCACTGGGCTTCATGCATGCCCTGGCGGAAAAGCACGAGGAGTACGGCATTCTGCAGGTAGACGCGCACGCAGACCTTCGTGATGCCTATGAAGGCTTCACCTATTCGCACGCCTCCATCATGTTCAACGCCTTGAAAATTCCGCAGGTAAAGAAATTGGTGCAGGTAGGCATTAGGGACCTTTGCCAGGCCGAGGCCGAATTGGTGGACCAGTCCAACGGCAGAATCACCACCTTTTATGATAGCAGGATCAAAACCAAGATGTATGAAGGCACCTCCTGGAAAAAGCAGTGTAAGAAGATCATCGCGCAATTGCCTCAGAAAGTGTACATCAGCTTTGACATTGACGGGCTGGACCCTAAACTGTGCCCGGCTACCGGTACGCCCGTGCCCGGCGGATTTGAGTTTGAAGAAGCCGTTTATCTTATCAAAGCCTTGGTGAAATCTGGCAGGGAAATCATTGGTTTTGATTTGTGCGAGGTGGCACCCGGGGAGAGTGAATGGAATGGAAACGTAGGGGCCCGGTTGCTGTACAAACTATGTAACTGGATGGCCGTATCACAGAAAAGATTAGAAGCTTCTTTATAA
- a CDS encoding response regulator encodes MEITDKKRILIVDDSFYMRTMLKNMLLDAGYDVVGEAPDGKTAIQMAKDKIPDLVTLDVILPDNTGLDVLKGIKQDNPDIKVVIVSAVGQEVIMNEAAEYGALQYIIKPFSEDKVLEALQQAFKED; translated from the coding sequence ATGGAAATCACTGATAAAAAAAGAATACTAATTGTAGATGATTCTTTCTACATGCGCACTATGTTGAAAAACATGCTGCTAGATGCGGGCTATGATGTAGTAGGTGAAGCCCCAGACGGCAAAACCGCTATCCAAATGGCCAAAGACAAAATTCCGGACCTGGTTACCCTGGATGTAATTCTGCCTGATAACACCGGTCTGGATGTACTGAAAGGAATTAAGCAGGATAACCCAGATATTAAAGTAGTGATTGTTAGTGCAGTTGGTCAGGAAGTGATCATGAATGAGGCCGCTGAATACGGCGCCTTGCAGTACATCATTAAGCCTTTCTCTGAGGACAAAGTATTGGAGGCGTTGCAACAGGCTTTCAAAGAAGACTAA
- a CDS encoding chemotaxis protein CheB, which produces MQQTQQNKIRVLVGNTSVRSRLVLSGMIDAEPFLEVVDTAQTKEELLFKAVSSRPDFIVTDAGLTLSGRLPSFTPLYGEGSSLLLMVSQKLANSRFSQPGPLKSFAKQVFPNANDAFNAKEGCKAGLMTMLREWVGSYSWQANELVTKKESQEVRLSRLSYSQDVPQAPILEVPLSVIVLGASTGGSTAIEYLIKDLHLKQPAVVLVAVHMPEKFTKRLAQRLQKLTKWRVEEGTQGMVLAPQTIIIAPGGNNMRVTHHPFWPNLLSLELAPSQALDSPSVNELMTSAAHCAREQVLGVIMTGMGQDGSIGAKEIIRKGGIVIAQDEATSSIYGMAKAAVENGVVNGEFALGQINSIINRFVADRKRSHMLQRIAIG; this is translated from the coding sequence GTGCAGCAAACGCAGCAAAATAAAATCAGGGTTTTAGTGGGCAACACTTCCGTGCGCTCCAGGTTGGTGCTTTCCGGCATGATTGACGCGGAGCCCTTTCTGGAGGTGGTGGATACTGCCCAAACAAAAGAAGAACTCCTCTTCAAGGCGGTGTCTTCGCGCCCAGATTTTATTGTTACTGATGCTGGTTTAACTTTAAGCGGAAGGCTTCCGTCTTTCACTCCCTTGTATGGAGAAGGGTCATCGCTGCTTTTAATGGTGTCGCAAAAATTGGCTAACTCCCGTTTTTCGCAACCTGGCCCCCTTAAATCATTTGCCAAACAGGTATTCCCAAATGCAAATGACGCCTTTAATGCTAAAGAAGGTTGCAAAGCGGGCTTAATGACCATGCTACGGGAGTGGGTAGGTTCTTATTCATGGCAAGCCAATGAATTGGTTACGAAGAAGGAAAGTCAGGAGGTGAGGTTGTCAAGACTTAGCTATTCCCAAGATGTCCCTCAGGCCCCAATACTGGAAGTACCCCTAAGCGTAATTGTGTTAGGGGCTTCTACCGGTGGCTCTACCGCTATTGAATATCTTATTAAAGACTTACACCTAAAACAACCCGCCGTGGTATTGGTGGCGGTGCATATGCCTGAAAAGTTCACCAAGCGCCTTGCCCAGCGGTTACAGAAGTTAACCAAATGGCGGGTGGAGGAAGGAACGCAAGGGATGGTACTTGCCCCGCAAACCATTATCATCGCCCCGGGCGGAAATAATATGCGGGTAACCCATCACCCCTTTTGGCCTAACTTGCTTTCTCTTGAACTGGCACCTTCGCAAGCCCTGGATTCCCCGTCTGTGAATGAACTCATGACCTCTGCTGCCCACTGCGCGCGGGAGCAGGTATTAGGGGTAATCATGACCGGCATGGGCCAGGACGGCAGCATTGGCGCCAAAGAGATCATTAGAAAAGGCGGTATTGTGATAGCGCAAGATGAGGCTACTTCCTCTATTTACGGCATGGCCAAGGCCGCCGTAGAAAACGGGGTGGTAAACGGGGAATTTGCCCTGGGCCAGATCAATTCCATTATTAACCGGTTTGTGGCGGACCGAAAAAGAAGCCATATGCTCCAACGGATAGCCATAGGATGA
- the recQ gene encoding DNA helicase RecQ: MEVREAREVLKLYFGYDQFRPGQEDIIANVLAKKDTVVLMPTGGGKSICYQVPGLVMPGLSVVVSPLIALMKDQVEALLGNGVNAGYLNSSQSTKEQQLIEQQCFDGRLKMLYVSPEKLLSAGFFSFLKRLQINLFAIDEAHCISAWGHDFRPEYLQLKNLKLQFPEVPVIALTATADKLTQRDILTQLYLQNPKVFSSSFDRPNIYLQVQPGQKRMEAILDFIEERPFQPGIIYCLSRKATETLATKLKEKGYNADYYHAGLSAKDRDRVQERFLQDNVQIMCATIAFGMGIDKSNVRWVIHYNLPKNLESYYQEIGRGGRDGAAAEALLFHSLADVMTLRDIITQGENSKEQALSLAKLDRMQQYAESTSCRRKTLMHYFGEEYPGNCGSCDICDNPPTSFNGTELAQKILSAVARTKETVASAQVVDILRGSRNQQSLSRGYDKLKTFGAGRDVPAQEWQRYIHQLINRGFLEVAYDEHGALKLNNASEEVLFKGRTVELVKFQAIDLKEEKERRSKGKSRSVGAVALFDHLRQLRKDLATERNIAPYLVFNDNTLQEIAELKPTNKLAFLAISGVAQAKYEQYGEIFINSILSFLSQQATQQQAKIKGTTHLVTYEMLRQGLSPEEISVNRQVQLATIYSHLATLYQQGYDVDLRPYLSEWEYERVKEAILKTGQTAAMKPIFDTLDGQIDYLKIRLSIGRYNKESATV, translated from the coding sequence ATGGAAGTAAGGGAAGCGCGGGAGGTTCTGAAACTATATTTTGGATATGATCAGTTCAGACCGGGACAGGAAGATATCATCGCCAACGTTTTAGCCAAAAAAGATACGGTGGTACTCATGCCTACCGGGGGCGGAAAATCTATCTGCTACCAGGTGCCCGGTCTGGTGATGCCCGGCTTAAGCGTGGTGGTATCTCCCCTTATAGCCTTAATGAAAGACCAGGTGGAAGCCCTACTGGGGAACGGCGTAAATGCCGGGTACCTTAATAGCTCCCAATCCACCAAAGAACAGCAACTGATAGAGCAGCAATGTTTTGACGGAAGGCTGAAAATGCTCTACGTGTCCCCGGAGAAATTACTCTCTGCGGGGTTCTTCTCCTTTCTCAAGCGGCTGCAAATAAACCTGTTCGCCATTGATGAAGCGCACTGTATCTCAGCCTGGGGCCATGATTTCCGGCCAGAATACCTGCAACTCAAAAATCTGAAACTGCAGTTCCCGGAGGTTCCGGTCATTGCCCTTACCGCCACGGCAGATAAACTTACCCAGCGGGACATTCTTACCCAGCTGTATCTCCAGAACCCCAAAGTATTCAGCTCGTCCTTTGACCGGCCCAATATTTACCTGCAGGTGCAGCCGGGCCAGAAGCGCATGGAAGCCATCCTTGACTTTATTGAGGAACGGCCCTTCCAGCCCGGTATAATTTACTGCTTAAGCCGGAAGGCCACTGAGACCCTGGCCACCAAACTGAAAGAAAAAGGCTATAACGCTGACTATTACCATGCGGGTTTGTCGGCTAAGGACCGGGACCGGGTGCAGGAGCGCTTTTTGCAGGACAACGTGCAGATCATGTGCGCCACCATTGCCTTCGGTATGGGGATTGATAAATCTAATGTGCGCTGGGTTATCCATTACAACCTGCCCAAAAACCTGGAGAGTTATTATCAGGAGATAGGAAGGGGTGGCCGTGACGGAGCCGCCGCCGAAGCGCTGCTTTTCCATAGCCTGGCAGATGTCATGACCCTGCGCGATATTATTACGCAGGGGGAGAACTCCAAAGAGCAGGCGCTGTCTTTAGCCAAGCTGGACCGCATGCAGCAGTACGCCGAAAGCACCAGCTGCCGGCGTAAAACCCTCATGCATTACTTTGGGGAAGAATACCCAGGCAACTGCGGAAGCTGTGATATCTGTGATAACCCGCCTACTTCTTTCAACGGAACCGAACTGGCCCAGAAAATACTGTCGGCGGTGGCCCGCACCAAGGAAACCGTTGCTTCTGCCCAAGTGGTGGATATTCTTCGTGGCTCCCGCAATCAGCAGAGCTTGTCCCGGGGGTATGATAAACTCAAAACTTTTGGGGCTGGGAGAGATGTGCCGGCCCAGGAATGGCAGCGGTATATTCACCAACTGATCAACCGGGGTTTTCTGGAGGTGGCCTATGATGAACATGGCGCCCTGAAGCTGAATAATGCCAGCGAAGAGGTGTTGTTTAAAGGACGCACGGTGGAACTGGTGAAATTCCAGGCCATTGACCTTAAAGAGGAAAAAGAAAGAAGATCGAAAGGGAAATCCCGCAGTGTCGGTGCCGTGGCCTTGTTTGACCATCTGCGCCAGCTCAGGAAAGATCTGGCTACCGAACGGAACATAGCCCCCTACCTGGTGTTCAATGACAATACCCTGCAGGAGATTGCCGAGTTGAAACCTACCAACAAGCTCGCGTTTCTGGCTATCTCTGGGGTGGCCCAGGCTAAGTATGAACAGTACGGCGAGATCTTTATCAATTCCATCCTGAGCTTTCTGTCCCAGCAGGCTACACAACAGCAGGCAAAAATCAAAGGAACTACCCATTTAGTTACCTATGAAATGCTCAGGCAAGGTTTGTCACCAGAAGAGATTTCGGTGAACCGACAGGTCCAGTTGGCTACTATTTACTCTCACCTGGCTACGCTGTACCAGCAAGGGTATGATGTAGACTTACGGCCGTACCTTTCAGAGTGGGAGTATGAGCGGGTGAAGGAAGCTATTCTTAAAACCGGACAGACCGCTGCCATGAAACCGATTTTTGATACCCTGGATGGACAGATTGATTACCTTAAAATTCGGCTTTCCATTGGAAGATACAATAAGGAATCTGCTACTGTTTAA
- a CDS encoding chemotaxis protein CheW, whose protein sequence is MESQNIRDKKETAIEVKVHLIVFKLGNEEYGVRIDQVKEVTITPEITRMPKTPSFIKGVSNIRGDIIAIMDLEERFRITPAQGPAKAHTYTLVMEARDYTMGFIVREVPQSLSLPVSSIDKAPSFIQDVNINENFIEGIGKYEDRLIIVLDIYKILTSEEVLELKS, encoded by the coding sequence ATGGAATCACAGAATATACGTGATAAAAAAGAGACGGCCATAGAGGTTAAAGTACACCTCATTGTTTTTAAACTAGGCAATGAAGAGTACGGGGTGCGCATTGATCAGGTGAAAGAGGTAACCATTACCCCTGAAATCACCCGCATGCCCAAGACTCCTTCCTTTATAAAAGGTGTTTCTAATATCAGGGGAGATATTATAGCCATTATGGACCTGGAGGAGCGCTTTAGAATAACGCCCGCCCAAGGTCCGGCCAAAGCGCATACCTACACCCTGGTCATGGAGGCCAGAGATTATACCATGGGCTTTATTGTAAGGGAAGTGCCACAATCGCTCTCTCTTCCGGTGTCAAGTATAGACAAGGCGCCTTCTTTTATACAGGATGTCAATATCAATGAGAATTTCATTGAGGGCATCGGTAAATATGAAGACCGCCTGATCATTGTGCTGGACATCTATAAAATCCTTACTTCAGAAGAAGTACTTGAATTAAAATCATAG
- the speE gene encoding polyamine aminopropyltransferase, with translation MDALGRHILVEFYNCSPELMNDVVHIENSMVAAAETAGATVINSTFHHFSPYGVSGVVVIQESHLAIHTWPEYGYAAVDLFTCGDSVNPWVSYNYLQEAFKASHGSSMECRRGQQSLLKRTDFTVEARDTGQAVTPLPTITRDVWFTERDENIALSLKHTGNQLYKKQSPYQKVEVFETLAYGNMLTLDGMVMCTQKDEYVYHEMITHVPVFSHGNVKRALVIGGGDGGTVRELLRHESIKEVVLVEIDDLVIEASKLHLPETASAFGHPKLKLLVEDGIKYIQECPDEAFDIIIVDSADPVGPGEGLFTAEFYSEVYRCLTAEGVMITQSESPRFNAKVFTEIYETYKSIFGQEKVHCYLAAIPTYPTGTWSFSFSSKGNVHPKKYNQEAAAAFSREQRLRYYNEDMHVAAFALPNFVKEMLSPKA, from the coding sequence ATGGACGCTTTAGGAAGGCATATTCTGGTGGAGTTTTACAACTGCTCCCCAGAGTTGATGAATGATGTGGTACACATTGAGAACAGCATGGTGGCTGCCGCCGAAACCGCCGGGGCCACGGTGATCAATAGCACCTTCCATCACTTTTCGCCTTATGGCGTTTCTGGGGTAGTGGTGATCCAGGAAAGCCACCTGGCGATTCACACCTGGCCAGAATACGGCTATGCCGCGGTGGATTTGTTTACCTGCGGAGATTCGGTGAACCCCTGGGTGTCTTACAACTATCTGCAGGAAGCCTTCAAAGCCAGCCATGGCTCTTCCATGGAGTGCCGCCGGGGACAGCAGAGCCTGCTCAAACGGACAGATTTTACCGTGGAGGCCCGCGACACCGGCCAGGCGGTTACGCCGTTGCCAACCATCACCCGTGATGTCTGGTTCACGGAACGCGACGAAAACATTGCCCTTTCCCTGAAACACACCGGCAACCAGCTGTACAAAAAGCAGTCGCCTTACCAGAAGGTAGAGGTGTTTGAGACCTTGGCCTACGGCAACATGCTTACCCTGGACGGCATGGTCATGTGCACCCAGAAAGATGAGTACGTGTACCATGAGATGATCACGCACGTACCGGTGTTCAGCCATGGCAACGTGAAGCGGGCCCTGGTGATTGGTGGAGGAGACGGCGGTACCGTTCGGGAATTATTGCGCCATGAGAGCATTAAGGAAGTGGTGCTGGTAGAGATAGACGATCTGGTCATAGAAGCCAGCAAGCTGCACCTGCCTGAAACCGCCAGCGCCTTTGGACACCCCAAACTGAAGCTGCTCGTGGAAGACGGCATCAAATACATTCAGGAGTGCCCAGACGAAGCCTTTGACATCATCATTGTAGATTCCGCTGACCCGGTTGGTCCGGGAGAGGGGCTTTTCACCGCCGAGTTTTATTCAGAGGTGTACCGCTGCCTTACGGCCGAAGGCGTGATGATCACCCAGAGCGAGTCGCCGCGTTTCAACGCCAAGGTGTTCACAGAGATTTACGAAACGTATAAATCCATTTTTGGGCAGGAAAAAGTGCATTGCTACCTAGCGGCCATTCCTACGTACCCTACCGGAACCTGGAGTTTCTCCTTCAGTTCCAAAGGAAACGTGCATCCTAAAAAATACAACCAAGAAGCGGCGGCCGCATTCTCACGGGAGCAGCGCTTGCGGTATTACAATGAAGACATGCACGTGGCCGCTTTCGCCTTGCCCAACTTTGTAAAAGAAATGCTTTCTCCTAAAGCCTAA
- a CDS encoding chemotaxis protein CheA, whose translation MKGREQEYKEIFIAEALEYYDALSRHISDLEKSPEDEQVLAEIFRLLHNLKANAKAIGYETIADVSHKLETAFGMIRNKELVFSDEVVTVLFDGIDMLGEMITNIDGTKEVEPSPALLRNLDIIINSLADNTSELSKVQKYYTSKNLSLSDLIYIQIKKLDHLLNLVGELIIDRDRIFSISKELDHDDLKNVSAHLYRITEELQYSVMDARLVNVGSLYNKFPRIVRDIAVAEKKEINLDISGQDIQIDRNILQIITDSLLHLMRNAISHGIEKADVRKKNKKSPQGNIILSAQNDRDTVILKLTDDGKGIDQQEVRKAIVQKGFLSADAVEDLRDTEVLSYLFEPGFSLAKEVTEVSGRGVGLDVVKNAIDSIGGRIKVDSKKGEGTTFTLFLPTSIAVKGALLCQVEENFYAIPLMHTDSVIALPSTELHEVGDLLVADINGETITVVYLKELFNSDISEYNGNKSKLEGDQQNIIIVTYNNRKLGLIVDKLLRQQDIVIKALSKPVNTIEIYAGVTLLGSGKVCLVLDVAAITRYFIARR comes from the coding sequence ATGAAGGGAAGAGAACAGGAGTACAAAGAGATCTTCATCGCAGAGGCACTGGAATATTATGATGCGCTTAGCCGGCACATCAGTGATTTAGAGAAGAGCCCTGAAGACGAGCAGGTATTGGCCGAGATTTTCAGGCTGTTGCATAACCTGAAAGCCAATGCCAAGGCTATAGGCTACGAGACCATTGCTGACGTGTCCCATAAACTGGAGACTGCCTTTGGCATGATCCGGAATAAGGAGCTTGTCTTCAGTGACGAGGTAGTGACGGTTCTTTTTGACGGGATAGATATGTTGGGGGAGATGATCACCAACATTGACGGTACCAAAGAAGTGGAGCCCAGCCCGGCCTTGCTACGTAACCTTGACATCATCATCAACTCCCTGGCTGATAATACCTCTGAGCTTTCTAAAGTACAGAAGTATTATACGTCAAAGAACCTGTCGCTTTCAGACCTGATCTATATTCAGATCAAGAAGCTGGATCATTTGCTGAACCTGGTAGGAGAGTTGATCATTGACCGTGACCGCATCTTCTCCATTAGTAAGGAGCTAGACCATGATGACCTGAAGAACGTAAGCGCGCACCTCTACCGCATTACCGAGGAGTTGCAGTACAGCGTCATGGATGCCCGCCTGGTAAACGTGGGTTCCTTGTACAACAAATTTCCGCGTATTGTGCGGGACATCGCCGTAGCTGAGAAGAAGGAAATCAACTTGGATATTTCGGGGCAGGACATTCAGATTGACCGGAACATCCTCCAGATTATCACCGACTCTTTGCTGCACCTCATGCGGAACGCCATTTCACATGGCATTGAGAAGGCAGACGTTCGCAAGAAAAATAAAAAGTCTCCGCAGGGAAACATCATTTTGTCGGCGCAGAACGACCGGGACACGGTGATTCTTAAATTAACCGACGATGGAAAGGGAATTGACCAGCAGGAGGTAAGAAAAGCCATTGTTCAGAAAGGCTTTTTATCGGCAGATGCCGTAGAAGACCTGCGGGATACCGAAGTATTGTCGTACCTTTTTGAACCGGGTTTTTCCCTGGCCAAAGAAGTGACCGAAGTTTCTGGCCGTGGCGTGGGACTAGACGTGGTGAAAAATGCCATTGATTCCATTGGCGGCAGGATAAAGGTAGACTCCAAAAAAGGAGAGGGCACTACATTCACCTTGTTCCTGCCTACCTCCATTGCGGTAAAGGGTGCCTTGTTGTGTCAGGTGGAGGAGAATTTCTACGCCATCCCGCTCATGCACACAGACTCTGTGATAGCGCTGCCGTCTACCGAGCTGCATGAAGTGGGAGATTTGCTGGTAGCAGATATCAATGGGGAGACCATTACCGTTGTGTACCTGAAAGAGTTGTTCAACTCAGATATCAGTGAATACAACGGCAACAAATCAAAGCTGGAAGGTGACCAGCAGAACATTATCATAGTGACCTACAACAACCGGAAACTGGGGCTCATTGTAGACAAGCTGTTACGGCAGCAGGATATAGTGATCAAAGCGTTAAGCAAGCCGGTGAACACGATTGAGATTTATGCGGGGGTAACCCTATTGGGCTCGGGCAAAGTCTGCCTGGTGCTGGATGTGGCCGCCATTACGCGTTATTTTATAGCCAGAAGGTAA
- a CDS encoding chemotaxis protein CheC, giving the protein MELQVNELERDIIKEILNIGLARAADSFAAIAKDRVLLKVPDLQLMEAEELLKIVRAYENSHTIIQSDIKGELNGSTLMLFSEKHVQQLSDVCLGMKVEGNEPLSEMQESLLLEVSNIITGALVTQLANILKANIYGSPPIAPKHDIGESLKGIFTEHPLFQPLVFTVITQFTNNYNQMVELPLLLFFDTNTFIKILEIIRSYNFLTK; this is encoded by the coding sequence ATGGAGCTTCAAGTAAATGAACTAGAGCGGGATATCATCAAGGAAATCCTCAACATAGGTTTAGCCCGCGCGGCAGACTCGTTTGCAGCCATAGCCAAAGACCGTGTGCTGTTAAAAGTGCCAGACCTGCAATTGATGGAAGCCGAAGAACTCCTGAAGATTGTACGGGCGTATGAGAATTCGCATACCATCATTCAGTCAGACATCAAAGGGGAGTTGAACGGCTCTACCCTTATGCTTTTCTCTGAAAAACACGTGCAGCAACTTTCAGATGTCTGCCTGGGTATGAAGGTAGAAGGCAATGAGCCCCTCTCAGAAATGCAGGAATCTTTGCTGCTGGAGGTAAGTAACATCATTACCGGAGCCCTTGTGACCCAATTGGCCAACATCCTGAAAGCCAACATCTACGGTTCGCCGCCCATTGCGCCCAAACATGATATTGGAGAATCACTGAAAGGCATTTTTACAGAGCACCCGCTTTTCCAGCCCTTGGTGTTCACCGTAATTACCCAATTCACCAACAATTACAACCAGATGGTGGAACTACCCTTGCTGCTATTCTTTGACACTAACACTTTCATTAAGATACTGGAGATTATCAGGTCCTATAATTTCCTGACCAAGTAA
- a CDS encoding phage holin family protein, with protein MGFILKIIITGIVAFFLAQFFPGVSIDGIGSAIILALVLALLNAVVRPILVMLTIPITFLTLGLFLLVINALILYLADFLLDGFEITGLITAILFSLVLSIVTSIIDSVVG; from the coding sequence ATGGGATTCATCCTTAAAATCATTATCACGGGCATAGTCGCCTTTTTCCTGGCCCAGTTCTTTCCTGGGGTAAGCATTGATGGCATTGGCAGCGCCATTATTCTGGCCCTGGTACTGGCTTTATTAAATGCTGTGGTACGGCCTATTTTGGTTATGCTCACCATTCCCATCACGTTCTTGACGCTGGGTCTGTTTCTGTTGGTGATCAACGCCCTTATCCTGTACCTAGCCGACTTTTTACTGGATGGATTTGAAATCACTGGCTTAATCACCGCCATCCTTTTCAGTCTGGTGCTATCCATTGTCACCTCTATTATTGACAGTGTGGTAGGGTAG